A single region of the Vanacampus margaritifer isolate UIUO_Vmar chromosome 13, RoL_Vmar_1.0, whole genome shotgun sequence genome encodes:
- the tle2a gene encoding transducin-like enhancer protein 2a isoform X7, whose protein sequence is MYYEMSYGLNIEMHKQTEIAKRLNVICAQLIPFLSQEHQQQVVQAMERAKQVTMGELNASIGVRGLPPLPHSQQLQAQHLSQHVQGLPMGPHPSGLPHPGLALGGGSGLLALSGALGAQLAAKDERAHLEAAAAAAAAAEHHRDREAGPSSLSNGDKGRPADYLSNGKKRKADEKEFMIDYGSDADKSDDNLVVDEDPSSPRSVQSYSSRENGMDKMAPSRKEGPPQASPTSLASSSSAASPSRGKESTQREKSSTPGMKPGTPMSQESNTPGPSGPPQFRPIPGKPGVDPLALGLRNPLVVQGAYPPGAFGLPPPGVNGDLAGAAAYGAGLHLVSPQMNGAAVAAAAAAAAAAGYGRSPVVGYESPHPHMRVPGLPASLQSAASGKPAYSFHVSADGQMQPVPFPPDALLGPGIPRHARQIHSLSHGEVVCAVTISTSTRHVYTGGKGCVKVWDISQPGSKSPMAQLDCLNRDNYIRSCKLLSDGRTLIVGGEASTLSIWDLATPTPRIKAELTSSAPACYALAISPDNKVCFSCCSDGNIVVWDLHNQTLVRQFQGHTDGASCIDISNDGTKLWTGGLDNTVRCWDLREGRQLQQHDFTSQIFSLGYCPTGEWLAVGMESSNVEVLHVSKPDKYQLHLHESCVLSLKFAYCGKWFVSTGKDNLLNAWRTPYGSSIFQSKESSSVLSCDISPDDQFIVTGSGDKKATVYEVIY, encoded by the exons tATTACGAGATGTCCTACGGCCTTAACATCGAAATGCACAAACAG ACGGAGATTGCCAAGCGGCTAAATGTGATCTGTGCTCAACTCATCCCATTCTTGTCACAGGAG CACCAGCAACAGGTGGTCCAAGCTATGGAGCGCGCCAAACAGGTGACCATGGGGGAGTTAAATGCTTCCATAGGGGTACGTGGGCTCCCCCCTCTGCCTCATAGC CAGCAGCTCCAGGCGCAGCACCTCTCCCAGCACGTGCAGGGTCTGCCGATGGGCCCGCACCCGTCGGGATTGCCCCACCCGGGCCTGGCGCTGGGCGGTGGCTCCGGGCTATTGGCCCTGTCGGGGGCTCTGGGGGCCCAGCTGGCCGCCAAGGACGAGAGGGCTCACCTGGaggccgccgctgccgccgccgccgctgccgagCATCACAGAG ACCGTGAAGCAGGACCA AGCTCGCTGTCCAATGGGGACAAAGGTCGCCCGGCAGACTACCTCAGCAACGGCAAGAAGAGGAAAGCGGACGAGAAGGAGTTCATGATCGACTAT GGCAGCGACGCAGACAAAAGTGATGATAACTTGGTGGTTGACGAG GACCCGTCGTCGCCCCGCAGCGTGCAGTCCTACTCGTCCAGGGAGAACGGCATGGACAAGATGGCGCCCTCCCGCAAGGAAGGCCCCCCGCAGGCCAGCCCCACCTCGCTGGCGTCCTCCAGCAGCGCCGCGTCGCCGTCGCGTGGAAAGGAGTCCACGCAG AGAGAGAAGTCCAGCACTCCAGGTATGAAGCCCGGCACCCCAATGTCGCAAGAGTCCAACACCCCTGGACCGAGTGGACCGCCACAGTTCAGACCCATCCCTGGCAAGCCTGGTGTCGACCCGCTAG CTCTGGGTCTCAGGAACCCCTTGGTGGTGCAGGGAGCGTACCCCCCGGGGGCTTTCGGTCTGCCCCCTCCCGGGGTCAACGGGGACCTGGCCGGGGCGGCGGCCTACGGCGCCGGCCTCCACCTGGTCTCCCCGCAGATGAACGGGGCGGCGGTAgcggctgcggcggcggcggcggcggcagcgggcTACGGACGCTCTCCAGTG GTTGGTTATGAGTCTCCACACCCACACATGAGAGTCCCCGGGTTGCCCGCCAGCCTGCAGTCAGCCGCTTCTGGAAAACC GGCGTACTCGTTCCACGTGAGCGCCGACGGTCAGATGCAGCCGGTGCCCTTCCCTCCGGACGCCCTGCTGGGCCCGGGCATCCCTCGCCACGCGCGGCAGATCCACAGCCTGAGCCACGGCGAGGTGGTGTGCGCCGTCACCATCAGCACCTCCACGCGTCACGTCTACACGGGCGGCAAAGGCTGCGTCAAGGTCTGGGACATCAGCCAGCCCGGCAGCAAGAGTCCCATGGCGCAGCTCGATTGCCTG AATCGCGATAACTACATCCGCTCGTGCAAGCTGCTGTCGGACGGGCGCACGTTGATCGTGGGCGGCGAGGCCAGCACGCTGTCCATCTGGGACCTGGCCACGCCCACCCCTCGCATCAAAGCCGAGCTGACGTCGTCGGCGCCCGCCTGCTACGCGCTGGCCATCTCGCCCGACAACAAGGTCTGCTTCTCCTGCTGCAGCGACGGCAACATCGTCGTCTGGGACCTGCACAACCAGACGCTCGTCAG GCAGTTCCAGGGCCACACGGACGGCGCCAGCTGCATCGACATCTCCAACGACGGCACCAAGCTGTGGACGGGCGGTCTGGACAACACGGTGCGATGCTGGGACCTGAGGGAGGGACGGCAGCTGCAGCAGCACGACTTCACCTCACag ATCTTCTCGCTGGGTTACTGTCCGACGGGCGAGTGGCTGGCGGTGGGGATGGAGAGCAGCAACGTGGAAGTCCTCCACGTGTCCAAACCCGACAAGTACCAGCTGCACCTGCACGAGAGCTGCGTGCTCTCGCTCAAGTTCGCCTACTGCG GTAAATGGTTTGTAAGCACGGGCAAAGACAACCTGCTGAACGCCTGGCGGACGCCTTACGGCTCCAGCATATTCCAG TCCAAGGAGTCGTCGTCCGTGCTGAGCTGCGACATCTCCCCCGACGACCAGTTCATCGTTACGGGCTCGGGCGACAAGAAGGCCACCGTGTACGAGGTCATCTACTGA